The following coding sequences are from one Paenarthrobacter ureafaciens window:
- a CDS encoding NADP-dependent isocitrate dehydrogenase encodes MAKIIYTHTDEAPMLATYSFLPIVEAYASTAGVEVETRDISLAGRIIAVFGDFLTEEQRTGNALAELGELAKQPEANIIKLPNISASVPQLKAAIAELQAQGYALPDYPDNPSSDTETDIRSRYDKIKGSAVNPVLREGNSDRRAPLSVKNYARQNPHSMGAWTADSKTNVATMGQNDFRSNEKSVVIEADDALSIQLVREDGSVKVLKKDFPVLAGEVVDGTVLRAEALDEFLKAQVARAKEEGILFSAHLKATMMKVSDPIIFGHVVKAYFSELFDTYGKQLAAAGINPNNGLAAILNGLDELPEDVREGVKTAITKGLEEGPALAMVDSDKGITSLHVPSDIIVDASMPAMIRSSGHMWGPDGKEADTLAVLPDSSYAGVYQVVIDDCRANGAFDPTTMGTVPNVGLMAQAAEEYGSHDKTFEIEAAGTVQLVNRAGTVLIEHQVSPGDIWRACQTKDVPIRDWVKLAVTRARASETPAVFWLDKGRAHDANLIAKVNEYLKDHDTEGLQIEILSPEEATAFTLERIRKGQDTISVTGNVLRDYLTDLFPILELGTSAKMLSIVPLINGGGLFETGAGGSAPKHVQQLVKENHLRWDSLGEFLALAVSFEHLATTTGNARAQVLADTLDRATGTFLLENKSPRRSVGELDNRGSHFYLAMYWAQELAKQSSDAELAAAFAPIAEELTSNEDAIVGELNAVQGPAVDLGGYYRPDAAKAAEVMRPSATFNKVLATLK; translated from the coding sequence ATGGCCAAGATTATCTATACCCACACAGACGAAGCGCCGATGCTGGCTACCTACTCATTCCTGCCGATTGTGGAAGCGTATGCCTCGACCGCAGGTGTGGAGGTCGAGACCCGCGATATCTCGCTGGCCGGCCGCATCATCGCCGTATTCGGCGATTTCCTGACTGAGGAGCAGCGCACGGGCAATGCCCTGGCTGAACTTGGCGAACTGGCAAAGCAGCCGGAAGCCAACATCATCAAGCTGCCCAACATCAGTGCTTCCGTCCCGCAGCTCAAGGCCGCCATCGCCGAGCTCCAGGCCCAGGGTTACGCCCTCCCGGACTACCCGGACAACCCCTCTTCCGACACTGAGACGGACATCCGTTCCCGGTACGACAAGATCAAGGGCTCCGCCGTGAACCCGGTCCTGCGTGAGGGCAACTCGGACCGCCGCGCGCCGCTGTCGGTGAAGAACTACGCCCGCCAGAACCCGCACTCCATGGGCGCCTGGACCGCGGACTCCAAGACCAACGTTGCCACCATGGGCCAGAACGACTTCCGCTCCAACGAGAAGTCCGTTGTCATCGAAGCCGATGATGCCCTCTCCATCCAGCTGGTCCGTGAAGACGGCTCCGTCAAGGTCCTCAAGAAGGACTTCCCCGTTCTGGCCGGCGAGGTTGTGGACGGTACCGTCCTCCGCGCCGAAGCCCTGGACGAATTCCTCAAGGCCCAGGTTGCCCGTGCCAAGGAAGAGGGCATCCTCTTCTCCGCACACCTGAAGGCCACCATGATGAAGGTCTCCGACCCCATCATTTTCGGCCACGTCGTGAAGGCCTACTTCTCTGAGCTGTTCGACACCTACGGCAAGCAGCTGGCTGCCGCAGGCATCAACCCGAACAACGGCCTCGCCGCCATCCTCAATGGTCTCGACGAACTGCCCGAGGATGTCCGCGAAGGCGTCAAGACGGCCATCACCAAGGGCCTCGAAGAAGGTCCCGCCCTGGCAATGGTCGACTCGGACAAGGGCATCACCAGCCTGCACGTTCCTTCCGACATCATCGTGGACGCTTCCATGCCCGCCATGATCCGTTCCTCCGGCCACATGTGGGGCCCGGACGGCAAGGAAGCCGACACACTGGCAGTCCTCCCGGACAGCTCCTACGCCGGTGTGTACCAGGTTGTTATTGACGACTGCCGCGCCAACGGTGCGTTCGATCCCACCACCATGGGCACCGTCCCCAACGTCGGCCTCATGGCCCAGGCCGCTGAAGAATACGGTAGCCACGACAAGACGTTCGAGATCGAAGCAGCCGGAACCGTCCAGCTCGTGAACCGCGCAGGCACCGTACTGATCGAACACCAGGTTTCCCCGGGCGATATCTGGCGCGCTTGCCAGACCAAGGACGTGCCGATCCGTGACTGGGTCAAGCTGGCTGTCACCCGCGCCCGCGCTTCGGAGACCCCGGCCGTCTTCTGGCTGGACAAGGGCCGCGCCCACGACGCCAACCTGATCGCCAAGGTCAACGAGTACCTCAAGGACCACGACACCGAGGGCCTGCAGATCGAGATCCTCTCCCCGGAAGAGGCCACCGCCTTCACCTTGGAGCGCATCCGCAAGGGCCAGGACACCATCTCCGTTACCGGCAACGTGCTCCGCGACTACCTCACGGACCTGTTCCCGATCCTCGAACTCGGCACCAGCGCCAAGATGCTCTCCATCGTTCCGCTGATCAACGGCGGCGGCCTGTTCGAGACCGGTGCCGGTGGCTCCGCCCCGAAGCACGTCCAGCAACTGGTCAAGGAAAACCACCTCCGCTGGGACAGCCTGGGTGAATTCCTCGCCCTGGCCGTGAGCTTCGAGCACCTTGCCACCACCACCGGCAACGCCCGTGCCCAGGTCCTGGCCGACACCCTCGACCGAGCCACCGGCACGTTCCTGCTGGAGAACAAGTCCCCGCGCCGCAGCGTTGGCGAGCTGGACAACCGCGGAAGCCACTTCTACCTCGCCATGTACTGGGCGCAGGAACTGGCGAAGCAGTCCTCCGACGCGGAGCTGGCAGCAGCCTTCGCACCGATCGCCGAGGAACTGACCTCCAACGAGGACGCAATCGTCGGCGAGCTGAACGCAGTCCAGGGCCCCGCCGTCGATCTTGGCGGTTACTACCGTCCGGACGCTGCCAAGGCCGCTGAGGTCATGCGCCCGTCGGCAACCTTCAACAAGGTCCTCGCGACCCTGAAGTAA
- a CDS encoding FAD-dependent oxidoreductase, producing MQVDVVVVGGGAMGSAAAWQLSRAGKSVILLEQFEAGHHIGASHGATRNFNTAYAEADYLDLLAESKILWDELAAEHGAPLLDLVGLANHGNTPKLQQIHAAHQERGIESYFISPTEAADRWKGMNFATDVLFVPGSGRVRSADALKALRTSAESKGAVFKYSTPVRDIRVDGPDSVVVVTEEEDYTARRVVITAGAWTAKVLDGLAELPALVVTQEQPAHFTPVDNTLVWPSFNHNPDPDPNNELYEYWYSPVYGMLTPGEGVKAGWHGVGPVMDPDERTFQPIPQQLEALVRYAEEWLPGVDPSTAVPISCTYTTTPNEDFILDRFGPLVVGAGFSGHGFKFTPAIGRVLKDIVDGGTAPARFAADR from the coding sequence ATGCAGGTTGATGTGGTGGTAGTCGGCGGCGGAGCCATGGGATCGGCTGCCGCATGGCAATTATCCCGGGCCGGCAAATCCGTGATCCTCCTGGAACAGTTCGAAGCCGGGCACCACATCGGTGCTTCCCACGGGGCCACCCGCAACTTCAACACCGCTTACGCGGAGGCCGATTACCTGGACCTCCTGGCGGAGTCCAAGATCCTTTGGGATGAGCTTGCGGCCGAACACGGCGCTCCGCTCCTGGACCTGGTGGGGCTGGCCAACCACGGCAACACCCCTAAGCTGCAGCAAATCCACGCGGCTCACCAGGAACGCGGAATCGAAAGCTACTTCATCTCCCCCACCGAGGCCGCCGACCGCTGGAAGGGCATGAACTTCGCCACGGACGTGCTCTTCGTCCCGGGTTCAGGCCGGGTCCGCTCAGCTGACGCGCTCAAAGCACTGCGGACATCCGCCGAATCCAAGGGCGCAGTCTTCAAATACTCGACGCCGGTCCGCGACATCCGCGTGGACGGTCCCGATTCGGTGGTGGTAGTGACGGAGGAAGAGGATTACACGGCCCGACGGGTCGTGATCACGGCAGGTGCCTGGACCGCCAAAGTGCTCGACGGACTGGCGGAACTGCCGGCTTTGGTGGTCACCCAGGAGCAGCCTGCGCACTTCACCCCGGTGGACAACACGTTGGTGTGGCCGAGCTTCAACCACAACCCGGACCCCGATCCAAACAACGAACTCTACGAATACTGGTACAGCCCCGTTTACGGCATGCTCACCCCTGGCGAGGGGGTCAAGGCGGGCTGGCACGGCGTGGGTCCCGTCATGGATCCCGACGAGCGCACGTTCCAGCCCATCCCCCAGCAGCTCGAAGCCTTGGTGCGCTACGCCGAAGAGTGGCTTCCCGGCGTCGACCCTTCCACGGCGGTTCCCATCAGCTGCACCTACACCACTACGCCCAACGAGGACTTCATCCTGGACCGGTTCGGCCCGCTGGTGGTGGGCGCGGGCTTCTCAGGCCACGGTTTCAAGTTCACCCCGGCGATCGGCCGGGTGCTGAAGGACATCGTCGACGGCGGCACGGCCCCCGCACGGTTCGCAGCGGACCGTTAA
- a CDS encoding DoxX family protein translates to MKFLHPSPKSSSRGITILRIAFGALLLVHGVQKFMAGHAAFAASVAAMGVQKPDIIAWLVIAGELGLGLLLVLGALTRVAGFLAAILIGSIWFVTEAGKPLLTDASGVTAELLIIYFAIAVSLIFLGPGALSLDRKLAKQPVRR, encoded by the coding sequence GTGAAATTCCTTCACCCGTCTCCCAAGTCCTCTTCCCGAGGTATCACCATCCTGCGCATCGCGTTCGGTGCACTCCTGCTGGTCCACGGCGTGCAAAAGTTCATGGCGGGACACGCAGCGTTCGCCGCCTCCGTGGCCGCTATGGGCGTGCAGAAGCCGGACATCATTGCGTGGCTGGTGATAGCCGGCGAGTTGGGCCTCGGGTTGCTGTTGGTTCTGGGCGCATTGACCCGGGTGGCCGGCTTCCTCGCGGCCATCCTTATCGGTTCTATCTGGTTCGTCACGGAAGCGGGCAAGCCCCTGCTGACCGACGCGTCGGGCGTTACCGCGGAGCTGCTGATCATCTACTTCGCGATCGCAGTGTCCCTGATTTTTCTCGGCCCCGGCGCACTGTCCCTGGACCGGAAGCTGGCGAAGCAACCCGTCCGCCGTTAA
- a CDS encoding Gfo/Idh/MocA family protein, with translation MTLPIAKPWLSTQINQDPRAATGRRLRWGVVSTGNIAGSVSQDLSLLEDAELYAVSSRTQEAADAFAQTVGFSKGYGDDGGVPGYQRMFDDPAVDVVYVATPHAQHFHIASAALRAGKHVLCEKALTINAREATELVRLAREQKVFFMEAVWSRFLPSMQRAFAIAASGEIGQVQWVSADLGFPAPYDPTARLWALNDGGGALLDITVYPLLWALGTLGFPQSVTAIASLNEDGVDSQNALTLGYDTGAQAQLTSSLTAHGPRNATVAGGLGYVQTIGSVNNPRELVVRVGWDEPRHERFDVVGIGYTYELREVTRCIQQGLTESPTMPFEDSINVMRLFDGVRSQLGIRYPNDAR, from the coding sequence ATGACTCTCCCTATCGCCAAACCATGGCTGTCCACCCAGATCAACCAGGACCCCCGAGCTGCCACCGGGCGGCGCCTGCGGTGGGGCGTAGTGTCAACGGGGAACATCGCCGGCAGCGTCTCGCAGGACCTGTCGCTCCTTGAGGATGCCGAGCTCTACGCGGTCAGTTCCCGCACGCAGGAAGCGGCGGACGCCTTTGCCCAAACCGTCGGTTTCAGTAAAGGGTACGGAGACGACGGCGGGGTGCCCGGCTACCAGCGCATGTTCGACGATCCCGCCGTCGACGTCGTTTACGTCGCCACTCCCCATGCCCAACACTTCCACATAGCATCCGCCGCGTTGCGCGCCGGCAAGCATGTGCTGTGCGAGAAGGCCCTGACCATCAACGCCCGGGAAGCCACAGAGCTGGTCAGGCTGGCCAGGGAACAGAAGGTCTTCTTCATGGAGGCCGTATGGAGCCGCTTCCTTCCGAGCATGCAACGCGCTTTCGCTATTGCCGCCTCCGGAGAGATAGGTCAGGTCCAGTGGGTTTCGGCCGACCTCGGATTCCCTGCCCCGTACGACCCCACGGCCCGGCTTTGGGCCCTCAACGACGGCGGCGGCGCACTTTTGGATATCACCGTGTACCCGTTGCTGTGGGCCCTCGGCACACTGGGCTTTCCGCAGTCCGTGACCGCCATCGCATCATTGAACGAGGACGGAGTGGACAGCCAGAATGCACTTACCCTCGGCTACGACACCGGCGCGCAGGCCCAACTGACCTCGTCCCTGACGGCACACGGACCCCGCAACGCCACTGTCGCCGGCGGACTCGGTTATGTGCAGACGATCGGATCCGTGAACAACCCGCGTGAGCTGGTGGTTCGGGTGGGTTGGGACGAGCCACGCCATGAACGGTTCGACGTCGTTGGCATCGGTTACACCTACGAACTCCGGGAGGTGACCCGCTGCATCCAGCAGGGGCTGACCGAAAGCCCGACCATGCCATTTGAGGATTCCATCAACGTCATGCGGCTTTTCGACGGTGTTCGGTCCCAGTTGGGCATCCGGTACCCGAACGACGCCCGGTAG